The following are encoded together in the Weissella soli genome:
- a CDS encoding ADP-ribosylglycohydrolase family protein: MRSRQMTDPATNNWGSDGALTLATVASLSSGYNLSKMMTEFTKWYTNGAYSLNHEKVMPGHTTRYALEEYLQAHDPYSSGGRGIHDNGSGALMRLTPVVLFLITQYGNEFYKDDAARLILHQVAGLTHNHPQGLIGAGLYGTFLSLLLTTRNVQDAAEEALAETYEYYSKHTIFANELPAFERLNRPAFVEMSIDALEANGYFISTIESVLWVMYHAVSYEDALTLTRGIAGQSHRILPLVGALAGMYFGVSQLPDYIKNIEKNNVAAQVLERALRSGNFIAQPAMNE; encoded by the coding sequence ATGCGTTCACGTCAAATGACTGATCCCGCGACTAACAATTGGGGCAGTGATGGGGCCTTGACGCTTGCAACTGTTGCTAGTTTGTCATCAGGATACAACTTATCTAAGATGATGACTGAATTTACGAAATGGTACACTAATGGGGCTTATTCATTAAATCATGAAAAAGTCATGCCCGGTCACACAACGCGATATGCCTTAGAGGAGTATTTACAAGCCCACGATCCTTATAGTTCTGGTGGGCGGGGCATCCACGATAATGGCAGCGGCGCCTTAATGCGTCTCACGCCAGTGGTTCTGTTCCTCATTACCCAATATGGCAATGAATTCTATAAGGACGATGCCGCACGGCTGATCTTACATCAAGTTGCGGGTCTCACGCATAATCATCCCCAAGGATTGATTGGCGCGGGGCTATATGGGACCTTTTTGTCACTATTGTTAACCACCCGTAACGTCCAAGACGCTGCGGAAGAAGCGTTGGCTGAAACCTATGAATACTATTCAAAACATACCATCTTTGCTAATGAACTACCGGCCTTTGAACGCTTGAATCGGCCAGCATTTGTCGAAATGTCGATTGATGCGTTAGAGGCGAATGGTTACTTTATCAGCACGATTGAGAGTGTCTTATGGGTCATGTATCATGCGGTATCTTATGAAGATGCGCTGACGCTGACACGCGGTATCGCTGGCCAATCCCACCGCATCTTGCCACTCGTTGGGGCGCTAGCAGGAATGTATTTTGGTGTCAGTCAACTACCTGATTATATTAAAAATATCGAAAAGAATAATGTGGCCGCGCAAGTGCTTGAACGGGCCTTGCGCAGTGGCAATTTTATTGCCCAACCAGCCATGAATGAATAG
- a CDS encoding ABC transporter ATP-binding protein, giving the protein MMLEIKHLSGGYGQLKVLSDINFTVADGTMTALVGLNGSGKSTTINHVIGLLAPKTGEILLNGVALQTDPVAYKRQIAYIPEQPVLYEELTLREHLEVTMKAYTLDRDVAWARAEQLLTIFRLTNKLEWFPTHFSKGMRQKVMIVMAFITDAPLFIIDEPFLGLDVVAVRDLLHLIDERKATGTSFLLTTHVIDTVEAHADHFVYLKDGVVDQQGAVADFARLVPELVEEG; this is encoded by the coding sequence ATTATGTTAGAAATTAAACACCTGTCAGGAGGGTATGGTCAGTTAAAAGTCTTATCAGACATTAACTTCACTGTCGCTGATGGCACCATGACCGCCTTGGTCGGGTTGAACGGTTCTGGAAAATCAACCACGATTAACCATGTCATTGGTTTATTAGCCCCGAAAACGGGTGAGATCCTGTTGAATGGGGTGGCACTACAAACTGACCCCGTCGCCTATAAGCGTCAAATTGCCTATATTCCAGAACAACCCGTCTTGTATGAAGAATTGACCTTACGTGAACACCTCGAAGTCACGATGAAAGCCTATACCCTAGATCGTGATGTCGCCTGGGCTCGTGCTGAACAATTATTGACCATTTTCCGTTTGACCAACAAATTGGAGTGGTTTCCAACCCATTTTTCAAAGGGGATGCGGCAAAAAGTGATGATCGTGATGGCCTTTATCACCGATGCGCCTTTGTTCATTATCGATGAGCCATTCCTAGGACTCGATGTAGTCGCGGTACGCGATCTGTTGCACCTGATAGATGAACGTAAAGCCACGGGGACCTCTTTCTTATTGACGACGCACGTGATTGATACGGTCGAAGCGCACGCTGACCATTTCGTCTATCTCAAAGACGGCGTGGTTGACCAACAAGGGGCCGTGGCTGATTTCGCGCGTTTGGTACCTGAATTAGTCGAAGAGGGGTAG
- a CDS encoding DUF2507 domain-containing protein produces MDTPQNTASLFALMLLRDRLLPDLLKEDIDEITYWAGKNIAREIDLNGIAAVENFFTDAGFGHLTMLSQKAAIQRWQLDGPIIEARLDDNPKASFELEAGFLAQQTEQQVGFGAETQTEISKNKVVFTVMTEVAATLQD; encoded by the coding sequence ATGGATACTCCACAAAACACAGCAAGCTTGTTCGCACTAATGTTGCTTCGGGATCGCCTGCTACCCGACTTGTTGAAGGAAGATATCGATGAAATCACCTACTGGGCAGGTAAAAACATTGCCCGTGAAATTGATTTAAATGGTATTGCAGCGGTTGAGAATTTTTTTACGGATGCCGGCTTTGGTCACTTAACCATGCTCAGCCAAAAAGCGGCCATCCAACGTTGGCAACTCGATGGACCGATTATCGAAGCACGCTTGGATGATAATCCAAAAGCCTCGTTCGAATTAGAAGCTGGCTTCTTAGCCCAACAAACTGAACAACAAGTTGGCTTCGGTGCCGAAACGCAGACTGAAATCAGTAAGAACAAGGTGGTTTTTACCGTGATGACTGAAGTCGCTGCGACTTTGCAAGATTAA
- a CDS encoding DNA/RNA non-specific endonuclease: protein MKKNIVPILLISVLTSTVLLHTTPVNAATDAPLKYTTKKQLMLGNLDRYQRASTAHIQVSANQLPRLERTALTYNPIGWHNYHLSFDKNSTKKAWLFDRGHLIGYELSGLNNVPRNLTIETHYLNAGSVNGLNANNINGMLFYENKLTTWVKNNPSYRLDYQVTPQYSGAELIPRHVRLTYVGYSNNGKLLAIKLGSSKEKRNSNGTTTVTLDNVSFNAKINYTTGTATGIINPVVKKPTLTIKTFAGVKLANQRGGGYTIKITESKNSHFIGYAKPNQIVYVASNGTSKVYWFNKTHMSSRTNKSRVKNMTLQNALNAGKRLSITEHN from the coding sequence ATGAAAAAAAACATAGTCCCCATCCTACTCATCTCAGTGTTGACGAGCACAGTGTTGCTGCATACTACGCCGGTTAACGCGGCGACCGATGCCCCGTTAAAATACACGACCAAAAAACAACTGATGCTAGGTAATTTAGATCGGTACCAACGCGCCAGCACTGCCCATATTCAAGTCAGTGCGAACCAATTACCAAGATTAGAGCGCACAGCGCTAACGTACAACCCAATCGGTTGGCATAACTATCACTTATCCTTCGACAAAAATAGTACCAAAAAAGCATGGCTCTTTGATCGCGGGCACCTCATTGGCTATGAGCTCAGTGGCTTAAACAATGTCCCGCGCAATCTGACCATTGAAACCCACTATTTAAATGCAGGATCAGTGAATGGCCTGAATGCCAACAATATTAATGGTATGTTGTTTTATGAAAACAAACTGACGACCTGGGTCAAAAACAACCCGAGCTATCGCTTAGATTATCAAGTCACCCCGCAATACTCGGGGGCTGAATTGATTCCCCGCCATGTTCGTTTAACTTATGTAGGTTACTCAAATAACGGTAAGTTACTTGCGATCAAGCTGGGTTCTTCCAAAGAAAAGCGTAATAGCAACGGTACGACCACTGTCACCTTAGATAATGTCTCATTTAACGCGAAGATTAACTACACCACTGGCACGGCCACCGGGATAATCAACCCAGTAGTTAAAAAACCAACCCTGACGATTAAAACCTTTGCCGGGGTTAAATTGGCCAATCAGCGCGGTGGCGGCTACACGATAAAAATTACAGAATCAAAAAATAGCCATTTCATTGGTTATGCTAAGCCTAATCAAATAGTTTACGTAGCTTCAAACGGTACCAGCAAGGTCTATTGGTTTAACAAAACACACATGTCTTCACGAACAAATAAGAGCCGGGTTAAAAATATGACACTGCAAAATGCACTGAACGCTGGTAAAAGGTTGTCGATAACAGAACATAATTAA
- a CDS encoding ABC transporter permease gives MQLFQQRLAVQWRRYLKLSRYVFNDHAVIAFVILLGAAMLAYRNLWMNAPITWWAQALLIGLTVLTLSVFNKPASFLQPADPVFLLGDEAALRELVQKGTRYSMVVNGLIEGGLAFILWPMYLREFKVSIIGLIVISGALMLIKMALTQKIAAHAAKWTDRAAGNLLNWRQIEQKEAERRGRVDGFFNLFIDIPGQQQQVRQHKWFETWLRQVRVLQAGDLLTIAFLRTPAFFDAWLRLTIFGFGVGVFTSGWLRVALLVLFLYMLILQLLPLAHKHEQIVFDHLLPITDRERRVRFTRTVRPWFGLTTLIYMASGLVNVASWQELAILLVTLAVAGHSLLFFYSDFILKNNQKKR, from the coding sequence ATGCAACTATTTCAACAACGACTGGCAGTCCAGTGGCGACGTTATCTGAAGCTGAGTCGCTATGTGTTTAATGATCACGCTGTGATTGCCTTTGTCATTTTGCTAGGGGCAGCGATGCTGGCCTATCGGAACCTGTGGATGAACGCGCCGATTACTTGGTGGGCCCAGGCACTGCTGATTGGACTGACCGTGCTCACCCTTAGCGTCTTTAATAAACCAGCTAGCTTTCTACAACCAGCCGACCCCGTTTTCTTATTAGGGGATGAGGCGGCGTTACGCGAGCTTGTGCAAAAAGGCACCCGTTACTCGATGGTCGTCAACGGCTTGATTGAGGGGGGGCTCGCATTCATCCTATGGCCAATGTATCTGCGGGAATTTAAGGTATCGATCATCGGTCTAATCGTGATCAGTGGCGCTTTAATGCTCATTAAAATGGCCTTGACCCAAAAGATCGCGGCCCATGCTGCCAAGTGGACGGACCGGGCTGCCGGCAACCTCCTAAATTGGCGGCAGATTGAACAAAAAGAGGCAGAGCGCCGCGGGCGTGTTGATGGCTTCTTTAACCTCTTTATTGATATTCCCGGGCAGCAACAACAGGTCCGCCAGCATAAATGGTTTGAGACCTGGTTACGTCAGGTGCGGGTGTTGCAAGCGGGTGACTTATTGACGATCGCCTTTCTCCGAACGCCAGCCTTTTTTGATGCTTGGCTACGGTTAACCATTTTTGGTTTTGGGGTAGGTGTGTTCACTAGTGGTTGGTTACGGGTTGCCTTATTAGTCTTGTTCTTGTACATGCTCATCTTGCAATTACTCCCCCTAGCCCACAAGCACGAACAGATTGTCTTCGATCATTTGTTGCCAATCACTGACCGTGAGCGCCGGGTACGCTTTACACGAACAGTGCGGCCGTGGTTTGGCCTAACCACTTTAATTTACATGGCGAGTGGCTTAGTGAACGTGGCTAGCTGGCAAGAATTGGCAATCTTACTGGTAACCCTTGCAGTCGCAGGGCATTCTCTGTTATTCTTTTATTCGGACTTTATACTGAAAAACAATCAAAAGAAGAGGTAA
- a CDS encoding YfbR-like 5'-deoxynucleotidase translates to MGIHQYLSGLTELEMINRAPGYFKYFPHSVASHSWKVTQVAQFLGDVEEQSGNAVNWRLLYEKALNHDITERFIGDIRTPVKYASAELRHMLADVEESLADNFVRAEIPAEYREAYHRRLGEGKDDTLEGRILSVADKIDLLYEAFGELQKGNPESVYSEIYKESLETIYAFRDMPSTDYFIRKVLPEMLAEEFPGSEKLQRIYIAIFNSK, encoded by the coding sequence ATGGGAATTCATCAATATTTGTCTGGACTGACAGAACTAGAAATGATTAATCGAGCTCCTGGTTACTTTAAGTATTTTCCACACTCAGTGGCGTCCCACTCATGGAAAGTCACGCAGGTGGCGCAGTTCCTAGGTGACGTCGAAGAACAATCTGGTAATGCTGTGAATTGGCGGCTCTTGTACGAAAAGGCCTTGAATCACGACATCACCGAACGCTTTATCGGTGACATTCGGACCCCCGTCAAATACGCTTCCGCGGAATTACGCCATATGTTAGCTGATGTGGAAGAATCTTTGGCGGACAACTTTGTCCGGGCGGAAATTCCTGCTGAATACCGGGAAGCTTATCATCGACGGCTCGGCGAAGGGAAGGATGACACCCTTGAAGGGCGGATCCTGTCAGTCGCTGATAAAATCGACTTATTGTATGAAGCCTTTGGTGAACTACAAAAAGGCAATCCAGAAAGCGTCTACAGTGAAATCTATAAGGAGAGTCTGGAAACAATCTATGCTTTCCGCGATATGCCAAGTACGGATTACTTTATTCGTAAGGTATTACCTGAAATGTTGGCGGAAGAATTTCCAGGTTCAGAAAAATTACAACGTATCTACATCGCCATTTTTAATTCAAAATAA
- the uvrB gene encoding excinuclease ABC subunit UvrB, translating to MITRQTDHPYRVVSKYEPTGDQPTAIKQLVDGLLQGTKEQILLGATGTGKTFTISNVIAQANKPVLVLSHNKTLAGQLYGEFKEFFPDNRVEYFVSYYDYYQPEAYVPSSDTYIEKDSSINDEIDKLRNSATASLLSRNDTIVVASVSSIFGLGDPHQYQDHVINIRIGDLLERNDLMRQLIDIQFQRNDIDFQRGRFRARGDVLEIFPASEDAKALRIEFFGDEIDRIREVDSLTGEITAELDVATIYPATHFMTNDTIRNRALGTIKAELDERLKELEGAGKLLEAQRLKQRTEYDLEMIAEMGFTTGIENYSRHMDGRAPGEPPFTLLDFFPEDFLIVVDESHVTMPQIRGMYNGDRARKQTLIDFGFRLPSALDNRPLRLEEFEQHVNQIIYMSATPGDYELARVPDDQMAQQIIRPTGLLDPEVEVRPVMGQIDDLLGEINARAAKDERVFITTLTKKMSEDLTDYLEDVGVKVKYLHSDIKTLERTEILRDLRLGKFDVLIGINLLREGIDVPEVSLVAILDADKEGFLRNERSLIQTMGRAARNENGHVILYADKITGSMQRAMDETARRRSIQIAYNTEHGITPHTIKKDIRGLISVTHATDKTVQPESFTEIAFKDMARDDQEAMLANLENQMRAAAKRLDFEEAASLRDTVMELKLTVGK from the coding sequence ATGATTACACGACAAACTGACCACCCCTACCGTGTGGTCTCAAAATACGAACCAACTGGTGATCAACCCACGGCGATTAAGCAATTAGTTGATGGCCTTCTTCAGGGCACCAAGGAACAAATTTTGCTTGGGGCCACGGGAACCGGTAAAACGTTTACGATTTCAAACGTGATTGCACAAGCCAATAAACCGGTTTTAGTTCTATCCCACAACAAAACACTGGCGGGACAACTCTATGGTGAATTTAAAGAATTCTTCCCTGATAATCGGGTCGAGTACTTTGTCTCCTACTATGATTATTATCAACCCGAGGCTTATGTGCCTTCTTCAGATACTTATATTGAAAAAGATTCTTCCATCAACGATGAAATTGATAAGTTGCGTAACTCAGCAACAGCATCTCTGTTGAGTCGTAATGACACCATCGTGGTGGCCTCTGTGTCCTCAATCTTTGGGTTGGGTGACCCGCACCAGTACCAAGACCACGTCATTAACATTCGTATCGGGGATTTGCTGGAGCGTAATGACCTGATGCGCCAATTAATTGATATCCAATTTCAACGTAACGATATTGATTTTCAACGTGGCCGTTTTCGCGCGCGCGGGGATGTCTTAGAAATTTTCCCAGCTTCTGAAGATGCGAAGGCCTTACGGATTGAATTCTTCGGGGATGAGATTGATCGTATCCGGGAGGTTGATAGCCTAACGGGTGAAATCACCGCCGAACTAGATGTGGCAACCATTTATCCAGCCACTCACTTTATGACCAATGATACGATTCGTAATCGGGCCCTGGGGACCATTAAGGCCGAACTTGATGAGCGGTTGAAGGAGTTAGAAGGGGCGGGTAAGTTACTGGAAGCTCAGCGGTTGAAGCAACGGACGGAATATGATCTTGAGATGATTGCCGAGATGGGCTTTACCACTGGAATCGAAAATTATTCGCGCCACATGGACGGGCGTGCACCCGGTGAACCTCCCTTTACTTTGCTTGATTTCTTCCCTGAGGATTTCTTGATTGTGGTTGATGAGTCTCACGTGACGATGCCCCAAATCCGGGGGATGTACAATGGTGACCGGGCACGAAAGCAGACGCTGATTGACTTTGGTTTCCGGTTGCCCTCGGCGCTTGATAACCGGCCATTACGCCTAGAGGAATTTGAACAGCATGTTAATCAGATCATTTATATGTCAGCAACGCCCGGTGACTATGAACTTGCCCGGGTCCCTGACGATCAGATGGCGCAACAAATCATCCGGCCCACTGGCTTATTAGATCCAGAGGTTGAAGTCCGCCCAGTCATGGGGCAAATTGATGATTTACTCGGTGAAATCAACGCCCGGGCCGCTAAGGATGAACGGGTCTTTATCACCACCCTCACAAAGAAAATGTCGGAAGATTTAACAGACTATCTCGAAGACGTTGGGGTCAAGGTGAAATACCTGCACTCGGATATCAAGACGCTCGAACGGACAGAAATTCTGCGTGATTTGCGTTTAGGAAAGTTTGATGTTTTGATTGGTATCAATCTACTCCGCGAGGGTATCGACGTGCCAGAAGTGTCATTAGTGGCGATTCTGGACGCCGATAAGGAAGGCTTTTTGCGTAACGAACGCTCATTGATTCAAACGATGGGCCGGGCGGCACGAAACGAAAATGGGCATGTTATTTTATATGCCGATAAAATCACCGGTTCGATGCAACGGGCCATGGATGAAACGGCACGACGGCGTTCAATCCAAATCGCCTATAATACCGAACATGGGATTACTCCACATACGATCAAAAAAGATATTCGCGGCCTCATTAGCGTGACGCATGCGACAGACAAGACGGTTCAACCAGAGAGCTTTACTGAAATTGCCTTCAAAGATATGGCACGTGATGATCAAGAAGCGATGCTTGCTAATTTGGAAAATCAAATGCGGGCGGCGGCCAAGCGTTTGGATTTCGAAGAAGCGGCTAGTCTTCGTGATACAGTCATGGAGCTTAAATTAACCGTCGGCAAGTAA
- the trmB gene encoding tRNA (guanosine(46)-N7)-methyltransferase TrmB encodes MRLRNKKWASGWLAEHNDLVIDQERATGLQGNWQTIFEKTQPIHVEIGTGKGQFIIGMAKKYPEINFIGMEIQESAVAVAARKAAEDEAVLPNLKFIFGDGAGVETYFTKGEVAKIFLNFSDPWPKSRHETRRLTYKTFLEGYQSVLPAGGELEFKTDNRGLFEYSLYSFANFGIKFDPAGISLDLHNDAYKMVDNVATEYEEKFSAQGFLIYKFVGSFE; translated from the coding sequence GTGCGTTTACGAAATAAAAAATGGGCTAGCGGTTGGCTAGCAGAGCACAATGACTTGGTTATCGATCAAGAACGGGCCACTGGCTTGCAAGGAAACTGGCAAACCATCTTTGAAAAGACCCAACCCATTCATGTCGAAATTGGTACCGGTAAGGGGCAATTCATCATTGGCATGGCTAAAAAGTATCCTGAAATTAACTTCATCGGGATGGAAATTCAAGAATCAGCGGTGGCCGTGGCGGCCCGTAAAGCGGCTGAAGACGAGGCTGTACTACCTAACTTGAAGTTTATCTTTGGGGATGGTGCAGGCGTTGAGACTTACTTTACCAAGGGTGAAGTTGCCAAGATTTTCTTGAACTTCTCAGATCCATGGCCAAAGTCACGTCATGAGACACGGCGACTAACTTATAAGACCTTCCTTGAAGGTTATCAGAGTGTCTTACCGGCGGGTGGTGAGCTCGAATTCAAGACGGATAACCGTGGTTTGTTTGAGTACTCATTGTATAGTTTTGCCAATTTTGGTATCAAATTTGATCCAGCTGGTATTTCATTGGACTTGCACAATGATGCGTATAAGATGGTTGATAATGTTGCCACTGAGTATGAAGAAAAGTTTTCAGCGCAAGGTTTCCTAATTTACAAGTTCGTTGGTTCATTTGAATAA
- a CDS encoding OFA family MFS transporter produces the protein MATETKNMDRRWLVIVGTAMVQLGVGTFYAWSIFNTPILRMFHQIVLDKNGQAAAQQPHLGAVSLIFSIGALALALSTIFVARLVRRFGVRRVTMGAGLMFGLSTLVISTIHQASQLWMFYLFAGVVLGAADGIAYMATLSNAIKWYPEKKGLISGIAIAFYGLGSFVFKFIDAAFLGNDVVKNLPTAFIGWGMSAMALILVGALLLRDAPDVAPANQAGTIKNHEFTTAEMLRTPQAYLLFLALFTISLSVFMTGIATNLGTTLAGLSLAEATTVVALIAIANTIGRFVIGALSDKLGRKPMFILSYAATLAAVLVLTFSTQLHMVTFYIAMMVVGFFFGGTITVFPTMVADYFGLKNHSQNYALIYQGFGFGSLAGAVILSFAGGNLHIVFDVYIVLLIISLIIWVGIKKPVYDLK, from the coding sequence ATGGCAACTGAAACAAAGAACATGGACCGTCGGTGGTTGGTTATCGTCGGGACGGCGATGGTCCAACTAGGAGTGGGTACATTTTATGCATGGAGTATTTTTAATACACCGATTCTCAGAATGTTTCATCAAATTGTGTTAGATAAAAACGGCCAGGCCGCGGCCCAACAACCACATCTTGGCGCGGTATCATTAATCTTTTCCATTGGTGCGTTAGCCTTGGCGCTTTCAACCATTTTTGTTGCGCGCTTGGTACGTCGTTTTGGTGTCCGGCGGGTAACCATGGGAGCGGGCTTAATGTTTGGTTTATCGACGCTGGTTATTTCAACCATTCATCAAGCTAGCCAACTCTGGATGTTTTATCTGTTTGCTGGGGTTGTCTTGGGGGCTGCCGACGGGATTGCTTATATGGCAACCTTATCAAATGCGATTAAGTGGTATCCCGAAAAGAAGGGTTTAATTTCTGGAATCGCGATTGCCTTCTATGGTCTGGGATCATTTGTCTTTAAGTTCATTGATGCTGCTTTTTTGGGCAATGATGTCGTCAAGAATTTACCAACGGCCTTCATTGGTTGGGGCATGAGTGCGATGGCATTGATCCTTGTTGGGGCGCTTCTATTACGTGACGCACCCGATGTGGCACCGGCAAACCAAGCTGGTACCATTAAAAACCACGAATTTACGACAGCTGAAATGTTGCGGACACCGCAAGCATATCTCTTATTTTTGGCATTATTTACCATTTCTTTGAGTGTTTTCATGACGGGAATTGCGACGAATTTAGGCACGACATTGGCCGGACTGTCTTTGGCAGAAGCTACTACCGTTGTGGCTTTGATTGCCATTGCTAATACGATTGGTCGGTTCGTCATTGGCGCATTGTCTGATAAGCTCGGTCGTAAGCCAATGTTCATCCTGTCTTATGCAGCGACCTTGGCAGCAGTGTTGGTGTTAACTTTCAGCACACAGTTGCATATGGTGACATTCTATATCGCCATGATGGTAGTTGGATTTTTCTTTGGTGGCACAATTACAGTATTCCCAACGATGGTGGCCGATTACTTTGGTTTGAAAAATCATAGCCAGAATTATGCTCTTATTTATCAAGGGTTTGGCTTTGGTAGTCTAGCCGGTGCCGTTATTTTATCTTTCGCGGGTGGTAATTTGCACATTGTATTTGATGTTTATATCGTGTTGTTAATTATTTCGTTGATCATCTGGGTGGGCATCAAGAAGCCCGTCTATGATTTGAAGTAA
- a CDS encoding lipoate--protein ligase, which translates to MRYINYLGTDAYTNIAMDSWLLYNLKLNEPVFSLWQDAPSVIIGRNQNTFAEINQDYIDQHDIPVVRRMSGGGAVYHDLGNICFTFFVPVSSSGEVNFKQFVQPMYDALHSLGIQAEISGRNDLEIDGKKVSGNAQRYAGGYLMHHGTLLWDTDVDAMVHSLNVADEKFMSKAAKSVRSRVGNIKDYAPDITIEQFMAALQYYLTNNGQDGEYVLNDTQLAGIKQWRDERFSTWAWNYGASPTFDFNNHAKLPGGSIDVHANVTAGLIEDIDFQGDFLGVRDWRDIKDAFIGQPFEPAAIFRILEQHKEGQYFGTIDNLALSELFTGSQVEPERINS; encoded by the coding sequence TTGCGCTATATCAATTATTTGGGGACAGATGCTTACACGAACATCGCTATGGATAGTTGGTTGTTATACAACCTAAAACTCAATGAACCGGTTTTCTCACTTTGGCAAGATGCACCATCGGTGATTATTGGCCGGAATCAAAACACCTTCGCGGAAATTAACCAGGACTACATTGATCAACATGATATTCCAGTTGTTCGCCGGATGTCAGGTGGTGGTGCAGTTTATCACGATTTGGGGAATATCTGTTTCACCTTCTTCGTGCCAGTTTCAAGTAGTGGTGAGGTCAACTTTAAACAATTTGTGCAGCCCATGTATGATGCGTTACATTCACTTGGTATTCAAGCCGAAATTTCGGGTCGCAATGATTTGGAGATTGATGGGAAAAAGGTTTCCGGTAATGCGCAACGTTATGCTGGTGGCTATTTGATGCATCATGGGACTTTGCTTTGGGATACGGATGTTGATGCCATGGTGCATTCACTGAATGTGGCCGATGAAAAGTTCATGTCCAAAGCCGCTAAATCCGTGCGTAGTAGAGTAGGTAATATTAAAGACTATGCGCCAGATATCACCATTGAGCAGTTTATGGCGGCGTTGCAGTATTACTTAACCAACAATGGACAAGATGGCGAATACGTCCTAAATGACACGCAACTCGCCGGTATCAAACAATGGCGTGACGAACGTTTTAGCACTTGGGCATGGAATTATGGTGCTAGCCCAACATTTGATTTTAACAATCATGCCAAGCTACCGGGTGGCAGTATCGATGTCCATGCTAACGTCACGGCTGGTTTAATTGAAGATATTGATTTCCAAGGTGATTTCCTCGGTGTCCGTGATTGGCGTGACATCAAGGATGCCTTTATCGGTCAGCCATTTGAACCAGCGGCGATCTTCCGAATTCTTGAGCAGCATAAAGAGGGGCAATACTTTGGTACCATCGATAATCTAGCCTTATCAGAACTATTTACCGGTTCACAAGTTGAACCAGAAAGGATTAACTCATGA
- a CDS encoding HIT family protein, whose amino-acid sequence MADIFDKIVAGEIPSYKVYEDDDVLAFLDISQVTPGHTLMVPKQHVADIFAYDEELAERVLTKLPKIARAIKASNPDIIGVNILSNNGEAAGQSVFHSHWHILPRYADDHVKIPTGDNSADYTPEQYVAIADNIIAHLED is encoded by the coding sequence ATGGCTGATATTTTTGATAAAATCGTTGCGGGTGAAATTCCATCGTATAAGGTATACGAAGATGACGACGTGCTCGCCTTTTTGGACATTTCACAGGTGACCCCAGGTCATACATTAATGGTACCTAAACAACACGTCGCCGACATCTTCGCATATGATGAGGAGTTAGCTGAGCGTGTGCTGACGAAGTTACCAAAGATTGCCCGGGCGATAAAAGCATCTAACCCAGACATCATCGGGGTTAACATCCTGTCAAATAACGGTGAAGCAGCTGGTCAATCAGTGTTCCACTCCCACTGGCATATTCTACCCCGCTATGCTGACGATCACGTGAAAATTCCGACTGGCGACAATTCAGCCGACTACACGCCTGAGCAATATGTCGCGATTGCAGATAACATTATCGCTCATTTGGAGGATTAA